The following nucleotide sequence is from Streptomyces sp. NBC_00237.
GCGCGGCCGAAGAAGCCGAGAACGCGGCCCCGGGCGCAGGACGCGGCGAGCCCTTCGAGGTCGGTGATGTCGGGGTGGACGGACTGGGCGGGGGCGGGCAGGCCCGCCGAGCGGGCCGCGACCACGATGCGGCTGCGGGCCCAGGTGAGGCCCTCTTCGCCGCGTACGCCCAGATCCGCGCCGAGGTCCACCTCGCCGAGCGCGATTCCGGCGAGGCAGGGGTGCGCCGTCGCGATGTGGTGGGCGTGCTCGACGCCGAGGGCCGACTCGATGAGGGCGTAGAGGGGGGTGGCGGGGGTGTTGTTCGCGATGTGGCGGATCTCCGCCGAGTCGGTGACCTTCGGGAGGCGGAGCCCGGAGAGGCCGGGGCAGGGGGCGAGCGCGTGCAGGTCGGCCTGGGAGAGGGGGGAGCCCAGGGCGTTCAGGCGTACGTGGACGGGGGTGGGCGGTACGTCGGAGAGGAGGTCGGCGGTGGCGGCGCGGGCGTACTCCTTGCGGTCGGGGGCGACCGAGTCCTCCAGGTCGACGATGACCACGTCGGCGCCGGACGTGAGGGCCTTGGCGACGCGCTCGGGGCGGTCCCCGGGGACGTACAGCCAGGTGAGGGGGGTGGGGGAGAGGTGGGGAGTGGGCATCAGTTCGTGGCTCCGGAGTCGCGGAGGGCGGTGATGTCGGTGGAGGTGAGGCCGAGTTCGGTGAGGACGGCTTCGGTGTCGGCACCGTGCGGGCGGCCCGCCCAGTGGATGACGCCGGGGGTCTCGGAGAGGCGGAAGAGGACGTTCTGCATGCGCAGGGGGCCGAGTTCGGGGTCGGGGACGGTGGTGATGGTGTCCAGGGCCGTGTACTGGGGGTCGGTCATGACGTCGCGGATGTCCTGGACGGGGGCGATCGCCGCCTCCGCCTTCTCGAAGGCTTCGACCGCTTCCGCGCGGGTGTGGCGGGCGATCCAGGAACCGACGGCCTCGTCCAGGACTTCGGTGTGCTCGGCGCGGCCCGTGCCCGTCGCGAACCAGGGTTCGGTGATCAGCTCCGGGCGGCCGACGAGGTGCATGACGCGTTCCGCGACGGACTGGGCCGAGGTGGAGACGGCGAGCCAACTGCCGTCCGCCGTGCGGTAGATGTTGCGGGGGGCGTTGTTGCGGGAGCGGTTGCCGGTGCGGGGTTGGACGTAGCCGAGCTGGTCGTACCAGAGGGACTGCGGGCCCAGCGCGAGGAGGATCGGCTCGATGATGGCGAGGTCGACGACCTGGCCCCGGTGGGTCGTGTCGCGGGCGCGCAGGGCCGTCATCACGGCGTACGAGGTGGCGAGCGCGGCGATGGAGTCGGCGAGGCCGAACGGGGGGAGGGTCGGGGGGCCTTCCGGCTCGCCCGTGTACGCGGCGAAGCCGCTCATGGCCTCGGCGAGGGTGCCGAAGCCGGGGCGGCGGGAGTGGGGGCCGTACTGACCGAAGCCCGTGACGCGGGTGAGGATCAGGCGGGGGTTGGCGGCGGAGAGTTCGGGCCAGCCGAGGTTCCACTTTTCGAGGGTGCCGGGGCGGAAGTTCTCGATGATCACGTCGGCGGTGGCGGCGAGGCGCAGGAGGGTGGCCCGGCCTTCGGGGTGGGAGAGGTCGAGGGTGATCGTGCGTTTGCCCCGGCCGAGGAGTTTCCACCAGAGGCCGATGCCGTTCTTGGCGGGGCCGTGGCCTCGGGAGGGGTCGGGGCGGGTGGGGTGTTCGACCTTGATCACTTCGGCGCCGAAGTCGGCGAGGAGGGTGGCGGCGAGGGGGCCTGCGAAGAGGGTGGCGAGGTCGAGGACCCTCAGGCCCTGGAGGGGCGGGGTGGGTGTGGTGGGGGTGGGGCGGGCAAGGGGGCCGGGTGGAGGGGGGTTGGGTGCGGAGGTCATCGGGCGTCGATCTCCTGGCGGTAGGGCATGGAGGTGGAGGCGCCGGGGCGTTGGACGGAGAGGGCGGCGGCGGTGGAGGCCCAGGGGAGGGCCTCGCGCAGGGAACGGCCTTCGGCGAGGGCCACGGCGAGGGCGCCGACGAAGGTGTCGCCCGCGGCTGTGGTGTCCACGGGGGTGGCCGGGACGGCGGGCACGAAGAGGGGGGAGGGGGAATCGCGGGAGACGTACGCGCTGCCCGCCGCACCGAGGGTGACGACCACTGCGGGGACGTGGTCGAGGAGGGCGCGGGCGGCGAGGAGGGGGTCGTGGAGGCCGGTGAGCGCGGCGGCCTCGTGTTCGTTGGGGACCAGGAGGTCGGTGGCGGCGAGGAGTTCGGGCGGGATGGGTGTGGCGGGGGCCGGAGTGAGGATCGTACGGACGCCGTGGCGGCGGGCCGCCTGCGCGCCTTCGGTGACGGCGGACAGGGGGAGTTCGAGTTGGAGGAGGAGGGCGTGGGCCTGGGAGATGACGGTTTCGTCGCCGGGGGCGAGGGCGGTGACGGTGCCGTTGGCGCCCGGGATGACGACGATGGAGTTGCCGCCGTCGTCGTCCACGACGATGTGTGCGGTGCCGGAGGGGCCTTCGGCGGTGCGGAGGGAGTCCGTGCCGACGCCCGAGTGGGCCAGGGCGCTGCGGAGTTGGGCGCCGAAGGCGTCGGTGCCGACCGCGCCGATCATCGTGACGTCGGCTCCGGCGCGGGCGGCGGCGATGGCCTGGTTGGCGCCCTTGCCGCCGGGGACGGTGGAGAAGGAACGGCCGGACACCGTTTCGCCGCCCGCCGGGGCCTTGGCGACGTACACGACGAGGTCCATGTTGGTGCTGCCCAGGACGGTGAGGGCGGGGGGTGAGGGCGTCATCTAGCGCAGGGCCTCTCGGTGGGTGAGACGGGCGAGGGTGTCGAAGCCGATGCCGTCGAGGTGGGGGAGGGAGGTGGCGAGGCGGTTGTGGAGCGGGGCCGTCCAGCGGGTGGGGAGGGGGGTGGGGGAGAGGAGGGCGGCGATGGAACCCGCGGTGGCGCCGTTGGAGTCGGTGTCCCAGCCGCCGGAGACCGCACGGCAGATGGAGTGGGTGAAGTCGCCGTCGGCGTGGGTGAGGGCGGCGGCGAGGAGTGCGGTGTTGGGGATGGCGTGCACCCAGTGGTGGTGGCCGAGGGCGGCGTGGAGGTGGTCGACGGCGGCGTCGAAGTCGCTGTGGCGTTCGGCGGTGTCGATAGTGGAGGCGGGCGACGATCCACTTCTCGGCGAGGAAGACCCGTTGCAGGGGGAGCGCTTCGGCCTCCAACTCCGGGATCCAGACCGGGTGTTGGATCATCTCGGGGACGAGGTGGTCGGCGACCGAGTAGGCGGTGAGGTGGTCGCGGGTCTTCTCGTAGACCCGGATCAGCGCGTGCGTCATCAAGGTGTCGTCCGTGACGTGTCCGTCGCCCTTGTGGTACGGGGCGATGGGGCGGGCCGTGCGCCAGTCGTCGCCGTACCAGGGGCCGACGATGCCCCGCACCGTGCCGCCGTGCCGTTCCTGGATCTGTTCCGGGGTCCAGCCCTCGACCGGGCCGCCGAGCGCGTCGCCGACGGCGGCTCCGACGAGGCTGCCGGTGATGCGGTCGGCGAGGGTCGGGGTTCCGGCCGGGGCTCCGGTGGGTGTCGTCATGGGCGAATCATCCCTTTTCGGAAGCTGGTTGGGGAGAGCGTGGCCGGTCCGGCGAGTTGCGCGGCGAGGTCGACGAGGTCGGTGCCCGCGAGGCGGGGGAGGGCGCAGCCGACCAGGGTGCGGCAGGTTTCGCGCCAGGCGGTGGGCAGGAGCGCGCCTCCGCCGAGTGCTCCGGTGAGCGCTCCGACCAGGGCGGGGGCGGAGTCCGCGACCCGCGAGAGGCAGGCGGCGGCCGGTACCGCCTCGGTGGCGTGGCCGTGGGCGGCGACGGTGAGGGCGAGGGTGACGGGGACGGTTTCGGCGGCGGCGATCCCGTAGCTGTAGACGTGGTCGACGATCTGGTGCTCCAGGGACGGGACGAGGGCGAACGCGCCCTCCGCGTCCCGGGCGAGGCGCAGGGCGTGGTGCGCGTTGCGGGCGATCTCGGTGCCCGGGGGGAGTTGCGCGAGGGCGGCGGCCACGGCGTCGTCGACGTGGCCCCCGCCGAGGGCCGTCGCGACGGCGGCGGCCATGGCGCGGGCGCCGTGCACGCCGTCGCCGTCCTGGGTGAAGCGGGCGTCGTACGCGGCGAGTTCGGCGGCGGCTGCCGGGTCGCCGGGGTGGACGACGGCGAGGACCGCTGCCCGTACGCAGGCGGCGTCGTCGAAGAAGTGGGGGTTGTCGTGGCCGGTGGCGGGGGGACGCAGGCCCGCCGCGAGGTTGCCGAGACCGGCGCGTACGGAGATCCGGGCGCGGAGGGGGAGGACGGCGGACTCGACCTCGGGGGCGCGGGCGGAGGCGGCGGCGACTTCGGCGGCGAGGGAGTTCCAGGCGCGGGTGAGGGCGAGGCGGATGGCGGTGTCCGTGGGCGCCGGGTGGCGGCCCACGCCCGCACCGATGAGGGTCAGGGCCGTGAACGCAGCCCATTCGGCGTCGTCGGACGGGCCCAGGCGGAGGGGTTCCGGGGGCTGGTTGAGGGCGATGGGGACGGGGAGGGTGGTGGTCGCGTTGAGCTCGGCGAAGGTGTCGAGCTCGCGGGTGAGGCGGCGGGTCCAGTCGGGCATGCGGGCGGCGCGGTGGCGGGCTGCGGGCCAGCCGACGGCGTCGCCGGAGGCGATGCCGAGGAGGAGGCCCTCGATACGGGAGCCCGCGGCGCGGGTGGGTGCGGGGTGCGGGGTGCCTGCGGGGGCGGGGGGCGGTTCTGGTGCGGTGCGGGGTGTCGTTGGGTGCGGGGTGCCTGCGGTGTGGGGTGGGGAGGGGTGCGGGTCGCCTGCGGTGCGGTGTGGGGAGGGGTGCGGGGTGCTCAGGGGGCCGGAGGGCGGTGTCGGTCGTGGTGGGGTGCAGGGTGTTGGTGGGGGTGGGTCGCCTGCGGCGCTGCCCCCTCCCCTTCCCCGAGCTCTCGGCTCCGCTTGAGCGGGGGAGACCCCACCCTTCCCGTCAGCGCTGGCCGCGCGGCTCGGGGCTGTCCGTGCGGGTGCGTCGTGGCTGGGCGTGCGGTTCCCCGCGCCCCTGAGGGGTGCCAGCAGGTCGGCCACCTCCAGGACGTGGTGGCCGCGCATCGTGGGCAGGCAGGTGCCCCGGGCCGGGGCGATCACGGACGCCCACTCGGGAGGGATGGACGAAGCCCCGCCCAGCGCGCCCGCCAGTGCGCCTGCCACCGCTGCCGTCGTGTCCGCGTCGCGGCCCATGTTGACGGCGGTGAGGACCGAGGCGCGGAAGTCGCCGTGCGCCGCCGTGAAGGCGCCGAAGGCGAGGCCGACCGCCTCCGGGGCCAGGTCCGTCCAGGGGTAGCCGCCGATGACGACGGCCGTACGGACCGCGCGCTCGCCCCGGTCGGCCGCCGCGACCGCGCGGCGCAGGGAACGGGCCGTCCAGGAGTCCATCGGGATGACCGAGAGCGCCGCCGCGATGATCGAGGCGAGGCCCGCGCCGGTCATGGCGGCGGCCACGCCCGCGGCCACCGCCCGGCCGCCGTAGATGCCCTCGTCCTCGTGGCTGACCGTTCCGTCGATGGCGACCAGGCGCGCCGCTTCGGCGGGGTCGCCCGCCGCGTACACCCCGAAGGGGGCCGCGCGCATCGCCAGGCCGTCGCTCCAGGCGTGCCGGTGCTGGGCGGAGATGGGGGCGGCGAGGCCCCGGCGGAGGTTCTCCAGGGTGCCGCGCTCGCTGAAGCCCGCGCCCCGGAACGGGCCCTCGTCCAGGTCGGCGATCCAGTGGTGCCAGGCGTGTTCGACGTGGGAGACCCTGAGGGCCGAGCCGTGCCGGGCGAGGAGGATGCCGGAGAAGATCGCGTACTCCGTGTCGTCCGTGCCCGCCGGATCGTCGGAGACGAAGCCTTCGATCCGGCCCCAGCGCCGCCGGATCTCCGAGGGCTTCAGGTTCTCCGCCGGAGCCCCGAGCGCGTCGCCGACGGCCAGGCCCAGGAGCGCGCCGCGCGCCCGGTCGTGCAGGGTGGGACCGGGCGGGGCGGCCCTGCCGGTGGGGCCGGGCGGGGGCGGCGCGGGGCGTGTGGTCAGGTCCATGCGAAATCTGTCCCACACGGAGGCTTCGGCGGGGCCCGGCCACGCCCCAGCGGCCCCCCGCATGTCACCCGGTCGACCGCTGGGGGGCTCCGCCGGGTCCGGTCGGGGCGGGGTGGGGGCGGGGTGGAGGCACGGTCGGTAGTGAGGGAAGGCTTGCCTTGGAAAGAGTGGGTCAACTGCCGTGCGGGCCAGGTAAGTACGGCCTTCCTTGCTAGCGCGAGCTTCGAATCGTGCGTACTTTCGATCGTGTCGGGGCGTACCCCGGCCGGAGGGCTGAAGAGGGCACGGGGAAGACGGACATGGCGATCATCGAGACCGAAGCGACACTGCACGAGGCGCACCGCGACAACCACACCCACCGGGATGTGAACGGCGGTTGGCTGCGCCCGGCGGTGTTCGGCGCGATGGACGGGCTGGTGTCCAACCTCGCGTTGATGACCGGCGTGGCGGGCGGGGCCGTCTCGCAGCAGACGATCGTGATCACCGGGCTGGCGGGGCTCGCGGCCGGTGCCTTCTCCATGGCGGCCGGCGAGTACACGTCCGTGGCGTCGCAGCGGGAACTGGTCGAGGCCGAACTCGACGTCGAGCGAAGGGAGTTGAGGAAGCACCCGGCCGACGAGGAGCGTGAGCTGGCCGAGTTGTACATGTCGCGCGGCGTGGAGCCGGAGCTCGCCCGTGAGGTCGCCCGGCAGCTCTCGGCCGACCCGGAGCAGGCCCTGGAGATCCACGCCCGCGAGGAACTCGGGATCGATCCGTCCGACCTGCCCTCGCCCGCCGTGGCCGCGGTGTCCTCCTTCGGGGCCTTCGCGCTCGGAGCGCTGCTGCCCCTGCTGCCGTACCTGCTGGGGGCGTCCTCGCTGTGGCCCGCCGTGCTGTTCGCGCTGGTCGGCCTGTTCGCCTGCGGGGCGGTCGTCGCCAAGGTCACCGCGCGGTCGTGGTGGTTCAGCGGGCTGCGGCAGCTGGCCCTGGGCGGTGCGGCGGCGGCACTCACGTACGGGCTCGGGACGCTGTTCGGCACCGCCGTCGGCTGAGGCCCGAGGGGGAGCAGGGGCTTGCGGGGCGTCACCTCCGATCGCCGGGGGAGGCGCCCTGAGGGCTTCGGGCCCTGGTGGGGTGTGACGTACGCCCCGGCGCGAATCCGGGACACTCCCCGTAAGATGTGGCTATATGCAAGGTGTCGCATAAGTAGTCGTTACTCATCGGTTTCGTCTCGTTGACCACCGGGCATGAGCCGTAAGCGCCGCAGGCAGCGTTGCCCGCTTCGCTACGGTCCGGAGAGTGGCGATCTGTCCGCCTCCGCACCTTATCCGCCGCTCTCTGCGGTGTCCGCATGGTGGAATGAGCTATCCGCTTCCTGAGAAGCCAGCCATCATGTAACCTGCACGAAATTTCGCGGAGGGCCAGTGTCGTCCCTCGGTATCTGCATATGCCACGACGACGACGGGAGTGCCGATGCGTACCCACGCCTGGTCGCCCATGGACGGTCGCCCCGCCCCACAGGGGCTGTACGACCCCCGCAACGAGCACGACGCATGCGGCGTCGGCTTTGTCGCCACCCTGACCGGTGTCGCCTCCCATGAGCTGGTCGAGCAGGCGCTGACGGTACTGCGCAACCTCGAACACCGCGGTGCCACCGGCTCCGAGCCCGACTCCGGCGACGGCGCCGGAATCCTGCTCCAGGTCCCCGACGCCTTCCTCCGCGAGGTCGCGGAATTCGAGCTTCCGGCAGCGGGGGCGTACGCGGTGGGCATCGCGTTCCTGCCCGCCGACGACGCGCTCGCGGCCGACGCCGTCTCGCAGATCGAGACGATCGCGGGCGAAGAGGGCCTCACCGTCCTCGGCTGGCGTGAAGTCCCCGTCACACCGGGCCTGTTGGGCAACGGTGCGCGCGCCACCATGCCGACCTTCAAGCAGCTTTTCGTTTCGGACAGGCACAGCGTCGAGGACGGTGAGAGCGAGGGCATCGCCCTCGACCGCAAGGCGTTCGTCCTGCGCAAGCGCGCCGAGCGCGAGGCCGGTGTCTACTTCCCGTCGCTCTCCGCGCGCACTATCGTCTACAAGGGCATGCTCACCACCGGGCAGCTGGAGCCGTTCTTCCCGGATCTGTCGGACCGCCGCTGTGCCACGACCGTCGCGCTCGTGCACTCCCGGTTCTCGACCAACACCTTCCCGTCCTGGCCGCTGGCCCACCCGTACCGCTTCGTCGCGCACAACGGCGAGATCAACACGGTCAAGGGCAACCGGAACTGGATGAAGGCGCGGGAGTCGCAGCTCGCCTCCGACCTCTTCGGACCGGAGAAGCTGGACCGGATCTTCCCCGTCTGTACGCCGGACGCCTCCGACTCGGCGTCCTTCGACGAGGTCCTGGAACTGCTGCACCTGGGCGGCCGTTCGCTGCCGCACTCGGTGCTGATGATGGTCCCCGAGGCGTGGGAGAACCACGACTCCATGGACCCGGCCCGCCGCGCGTTCTACCAGTACCACGCCACGATGATGGAGCCCTGGGACGGCCCGGCCTGCGTCACCTTCACCGACGGCACCCAGGTCGGCGCGGTCCTCGACCGCAACGGCCTGCGTCCGGGCCGCTACTGGGTCACCGACGACGGCCTCGTCGTCCTCTCCTCCGAGGTCGGCGTCCTGGACATCGACCCCGCGAAGGTCGTCCGCAAGGGCCGCCTCCAGCCCGGCAAGATGTTCCTCGTCGACACCGCCGAGCGCCGCATCGTCGAGGACGACGAGATCAAGGCGGGCCTCGCCGCCGAGAACCCGTACCAGCAGTGGCTGGAAACCGGTGAGATCGAGCTGGAGGACCTCCCCGAGCGCGAGCACATCGTGCACACGCACGCCTCGGTCACCCGTCGTCAGCAGACCTTCGGGTACACCGAGGAGGAGCTGCGCGTCATCCTCGCGCCGATGGCGCGCACGGGCGGCGAGCCGCTCGGTTCCATGGGTACGGACTCGCCGATCGCGGCCCTGTCCGAGCGCCCCCGGCTGCTCTTCGACTACTTCACCCAGCTCTTCGCGCAGGTCACCAACCCGCCGCTGGACGCCATCCGCGAGGAGCTGGTCACCTCCCTGCGCTCCTCGCTCGGTCCGGCCGGGAACCTCCTGGAGCCGACCGCCGCGTCGTGCCGCAGCGTCACGCTCCCCTTCCCGGTGATCGACAACGACGAGCTGGCCAAGCTCATCCACATCAACGCCGACGGCGACATGCCCGGCATGAAGGCCGCGACGCTGTCCGGGCTCTACCGGGTCAGCGGGGGCGGCGACGCCCTGGCCGCCCGGATCGAGGAGATCTGCACCGAGGTCGACGCCGCCATCGAGGCGGGCGCGCGCCTGATCGTGCTCTCCGACCGGCACTCCGACGCCGAGCACGCGCCGATGCCCTCGCTGCTGCTCACCTCCGCCGTCCACCACCACCTCATCCGCACCAAGCAGCGCACCCAGGTGGGCCTGCTGGTCGAGGCGGGTGACGTCCGCGAGGTCCACCACGTCGCCCTGCTCATCGGTTACGGGGCCGCGGCCGTCAACCCGTACCTCGCGATGGAATCCGTCGAGGACCTGGTCCGCGCGGGCACCTTCATCGAGACGGACGACCCCGAGCAGGCCATCCGGAACCTGATCTACGCACTCGGCAAGGGCGTCCTGAAGGTCATGTCCAAGATGGGCATCTCCACCGTCGCCTCCTACCGGGGCGCGCAGGTCTTCGAGGCCGTCGGCCTGGACGACGCCTTCGTCGCGAAGTACTTCAACGGTACGGCGACCAAGATCGGCGGGGCCGGTCTGGACGTCGTCGCCAAGGAGGTCGCCGCCCGGCACGCCAAGGCGTACCCGGCCTCCGGCATCGCCGCCTCGCACCGCCGCCTGGAGATCGGCGGCGAGTACCAGTGGCGTCGCGAGGGCGAGCCGCATCTCTTCGACCCGGAGACGGTCTTCCGCCTCCAGCACGCCACGCGCAACCGGCGCTACGACATCTTCAAGCAGTACACGGACCGGGTGAACGAGCAGTCCGAGCGGCTGATGACGCTGCGCGGCCTCTTCGGCTTCAGCAGCGACCGCGAGCCGATCTCGATCGACGAGGTCGAGTCCGCCTCCGAGATCGTCAAGCGCTTCTCCACCGGCGCGATGTCGTACGGCTCCATCTCCCAGGAGGCGCACGAGACCCTCGCCATCGCCATGAACCAGTTGGGCGGCAAGTCCAACACCGGTGAGGGCGGCGAGGACCCGGAGCGCCTGTACGACCCGGCGCGCCGCTCCTCCATCAAGCAGGTCGCCTCCGGCCGCTTCGGTGTGACCAGCGAATACCTGGTCAACGCGGACGACATCCAGATCAAGATGGCGCAGGGCGCGAAGCCCGGCGAGGGCGGCCAGCTGCCAGGACACAAGGTGTACCCGTGGGTCGCCAAGACGCGTCACTCGACGCCAGGCGTCGGGCTCATCTCCCCGCCGCCGCACCACGACATCTACTCCATCGAAGACCTCGCCCAGCTGATCCACGACCTCAAGAACGCCAACCCGGCGGCCCGCATCCACGTGAAGCTGGTCTCCGAGGTCGGCGTCGGCACGGTCGCGGCCGGAGTCTCCAAGGCCCACGCGGACGTCGTCCTCATCTCGGGACACGACGGCGGTACGGGTGCCTCCCCGCTGACCTCGCTGAAGCACGCGGGCGGCCCCTGGGAGCTGGGCCTCGCCGAGACCCAGCAGACCCTGCTGCTCAACGGGCTGCGCGACCGCATCGTCGTGCAGACCGACGGCCAGCTCAAGACCGGCCGCGACGTCGTCATCGCCGCGCTGCTCGGCGCGGAGGAGTTCGGTTTCGCGACCGCGCCGCTCGTCGTCTCCGGCTGCGTCATGATGCGCGTCTGCCACCTCGACACCTGCCCGGTCGGCATCGCCACCCAGAACCCGGTGCTGCGCGAACGGTTCTCCGGCAAGGCCGAGTACATCGTCAACTTCTTCCAGTACATCGCGGAGGAGGTCCGGGAGATCCTCGCCGAGCTGGGCTTCCGTACGATTCGTGAGGCGGTCGGCCACGCCGAACTCCTCGACACCGAGCGGGCCGTACGCCACTGGAAGGCCCAGGGTCTCGACCTCGCGCCGCTCTTCCACGTGCCCGAGCTGCCCGACGGCGCGGTCCGCCACCAGGTCACGGTCCAGGACCACGCCCTGGAGAAGGCCCTCGACAACCAGCT
It contains:
- a CDS encoding VIT1/CCC1 transporter family protein — encoded protein: MAIIETEATLHEAHRDNHTHRDVNGGWLRPAVFGAMDGLVSNLALMTGVAGGAVSQQTIVITGLAGLAAGAFSMAAGEYTSVASQRELVEAELDVERRELRKHPADEERELAELYMSRGVEPELAREVARQLSADPEQALEIHAREELGIDPSDLPSPAVAAVSSFGAFALGALLPLLPYLLGASSLWPAVLFALVGLFACGAVVAKVTARSWWFSGLRQLALGGAAAALTYGLGTLFGTAVG
- a CDS encoding CoA ester lyase; its protein translation is MPTPHLSPTPLTWLYVPGDRPERVAKALTSGADVVIVDLEDSVAPDRKEYARAATADLLSDVPPTPVHVRLNALGSPLSQADLHALAPCPGLSGLRLPKVTDSAEIRHIANNTPATPLYALIESALGVEHAHHIATAHPCLAGIALGEVDLGADLGVRGEEGLTWARSRIVVAARSAGLPAPAQSVHPDITDLEGLAASCARGRVLGFFGRAALHPRQLPVIERMYLPTPDEVEEAEQTLKAAATEEGALMLPDGRFIDAAVVAAARRTLEVARRDV
- the gltB gene encoding glutamate synthase large subunit — protein: MRTHAWSPMDGRPAPQGLYDPRNEHDACGVGFVATLTGVASHELVEQALTVLRNLEHRGATGSEPDSGDGAGILLQVPDAFLREVAEFELPAAGAYAVGIAFLPADDALAADAVSQIETIAGEEGLTVLGWREVPVTPGLLGNGARATMPTFKQLFVSDRHSVEDGESEGIALDRKAFVLRKRAEREAGVYFPSLSARTIVYKGMLTTGQLEPFFPDLSDRRCATTVALVHSRFSTNTFPSWPLAHPYRFVAHNGEINTVKGNRNWMKARESQLASDLFGPEKLDRIFPVCTPDASDSASFDEVLELLHLGGRSLPHSVLMMVPEAWENHDSMDPARRAFYQYHATMMEPWDGPACVTFTDGTQVGAVLDRNGLRPGRYWVTDDGLVVLSSEVGVLDIDPAKVVRKGRLQPGKMFLVDTAERRIVEDDEIKAGLAAENPYQQWLETGEIELEDLPEREHIVHTHASVTRRQQTFGYTEEELRVILAPMARTGGEPLGSMGTDSPIAALSERPRLLFDYFTQLFAQVTNPPLDAIREELVTSLRSSLGPAGNLLEPTAASCRSVTLPFPVIDNDELAKLIHINADGDMPGMKAATLSGLYRVSGGGDALAARIEEICTEVDAAIEAGARLIVLSDRHSDAEHAPMPSLLLTSAVHHHLIRTKQRTQVGLLVEAGDVREVHHVALLIGYGAAAVNPYLAMESVEDLVRAGTFIETDDPEQAIRNLIYALGKGVLKVMSKMGISTVASYRGAQVFEAVGLDDAFVAKYFNGTATKIGGAGLDVVAKEVAARHAKAYPASGIAASHRRLEIGGEYQWRREGEPHLFDPETVFRLQHATRNRRYDIFKQYTDRVNEQSERLMTLRGLFGFSSDREPISIDEVESASEIVKRFSTGAMSYGSISQEAHETLAIAMNQLGGKSNTGEGGEDPERLYDPARRSSIKQVASGRFGVTSEYLVNADDIQIKMAQGAKPGEGGQLPGHKVYPWVAKTRHSTPGVGLISPPPHHDIYSIEDLAQLIHDLKNANPAARIHVKLVSEVGVGTVAAGVSKAHADVVLISGHDGGTGASPLTSLKHAGGPWELGLAETQQTLLLNGLRDRIVVQTDGQLKTGRDVVIAALLGAEEFGFATAPLVVSGCVMMRVCHLDTCPVGIATQNPVLRERFSGKAEYIVNFFQYIAEEVREILAELGFRTIREAVGHAELLDTERAVRHWKAQGLDLAPLFHVPELPDGAVRHQVTVQDHALEKALDNQLIKLAADALNADSAESAQPVRAQIAIRNINRTVGTMLGHEVTKKFGGAGLPDDTIDITFTGSAGQSFGAFVPSGVTLRLEGDANDYVGKGLSGGRIVVRPDRGADHLAEYSTIAGNTIGYGATGGELFLRGRTGERFCVRNSGATVVSEGVGDHGCEYMTGGHAVVLGETGRNFAAGMSGGVAYVIDLDRTCVNAGNLGAIETPSTSDQQWLHDVVRRHQEETGSTVAAKLLADWPAAAARFSKIIPSTYKAVLAAKDAAESAGLSEQETTEKMMEAATHG
- the rbsK gene encoding ribokinase; translated protein: MTPSPPALTVLGSTNMDLVVYVAKAPAGGETVSGRSFSTVPGGKGANQAIAAARAGADVTMIGAVGTDAFGAQLRSALAHSGVGTDSLRTAEGPSGTAHIVVDDDGGNSIVVIPGANGTVTALAPGDETVISQAHALLLQLELPLSAVTEGAQAARRHGVRTILTPAPATPIPPELLAATDLLVPNEHEAAALTGLHDPLLAARALLDHVPAVVVTLGAAGSAYVSRDSPSPLFVPAVPATPVDTTAAGDTFVGALAVALAEGRSLREALPWASTAAALSVQRPGASTSMPYRQEIDAR
- a CDS encoding CaiB/BaiF CoA-transferase family protein; the encoded protein is MTSAPNPPPPGPLARPTPTTPTPPLQGLRVLDLATLFAGPLAATLLADFGAEVIKVEHPTRPDPSRGHGPAKNGIGLWWKLLGRGKRTITLDLSHPEGRATLLRLAATADVIIENFRPGTLEKWNLGWPELSAANPRLILTRVTGFGQYGPHSRRPGFGTLAEAMSGFAAYTGEPEGPPTLPPFGLADSIAALATSYAVMTALRARDTTHRGQVVDLAIIEPILLALGPQSLWYDQLGYVQPRTGNRSRNNAPRNIYRTADGSWLAVSTSAQSVAERVMHLVGRPELITEPWFATGTGRAEHTEVLDEAVGSWIARHTRAEAVEAFEKAEAAIAPVQDIRDVMTDPQYTALDTITTVPDPELGPLRMQNVLFRLSETPGVIHWAGRPHGADTEAVLTELGLTSTDITALRDSGATN